CAAAGTATCCACTTAAAAAATCTTGTAACTACATAAAAAGAAACCTATATTATAACCGACCGTTCGGTCATTATTGTTAAGAGATGGCAAAACAAGTAAATAAAGAAAAGAAAAAAGAAAAGATAATATTAGCAGCCCTTAAAGTATTCGCGGAGAAGGGTTTCTATAAAACTACAATAGCAGATATATCAAAAGAAGCTGGCATTG
This DNA window, taken from Candidatus Neomarinimicrobiota bacterium, encodes the following:
- a CDS encoding TetR family transcriptional regulator, with amino-acid sequence MAKQVNKEKKKEKIILAALKVFAEKGFYKTTIADISKEAGI